A stretch of the Lolium perenne isolate Kyuss_39 chromosome 3, Kyuss_2.0, whole genome shotgun sequence genome encodes the following:
- the LOC127339338 gene encoding pentatricopeptide repeat-containing protein At5g52850, chloroplastic-like — protein sequence MPACRLSRHRRLLAPLPRQVTQRRAAASWAAAVADHARSGRHAAALTVFRRVLAAHPAAAADELAYSALLRCRDDRLAYQIHAQACRRGLAASNPVLACSLLAFYSSARSDHPAAAKLFGEMTRRDAVSYTAMMSAFLRAGEWAQALALYPRMLADAAPPTERTFAILLALCASRRLCRHGRQLHAQLLRWGADLNLVLKTALVHMYSCCGFMGHAHAVLRSTPETDVVLWTAMIAGYSRTGDLQAALRMFHHMELAAVPPNAFTFAGIITACSSSGHPQEGFQAGRQLHARVFKFALEHDVSVCNALVDFYSKSSARLLDLVHAFNASDRPNVVSWTAFISGLARHGRDEDAFAAFAEMRASGVQPNSFTVSTLLKGCSSSQSFLHAAKIHAYVLKTSFESLDVAVGNSLVDLYSRFARMDEAWAVATTMAFVRDSFTYTSLAKGLNQAGLPNRALEMIVHMFQEEVQMDGFSLACFLSAAAALPSIEPGMQLHCCSLKLGLSSQVSVSNSLINMYSKHKCLQDAKSVFQSIREPSVVSWNALISGLSSNGSYYEALSVFEDMTLGGAQPDDITFSVVLYACTQGGLIDIGIKHFNSMRKQFGVSPQRSHYTLFLDMLGRAGRLTEAACTIETMPIQPDLSMYKCLLAFCELHNDLVVGENVAKKALELYPSDTVLQNMLSAICGAPWKHECRVHAHKMKSGAAISFDISTSSMR from the coding sequence ATGCCGGCATGCCGCCTGTCgcgccaccgccgcctcctcgCGCCATTACCACGCCAAGTCACCCAACGCCGTGCGGCGGCTTCGTGGGCGGCGGCCGTGGCCGACCACGCGCGCTCTGGACGCCACGCCGCCGCGCTCACCGTCTTCCGGCGAGTCCTCGCCGCTCACCCGGCCGCGGCCGCCGACGAGCTCGCCTACTCCGCGCTCCTCCGCTGCCGCGACGACCGCCTGGCCTACCAGATACACGCGCAGGCATGCCGCCGCGGCCTCGCCGCCTCCAACCCCGTCCTCGCCTGCTCCCTGCTCGCCTTCTACTCCTCGGCGCGGTCGGACCACCCGGCCGCCGCCAAGCTGTTCGGCGAAATGACCCGCAGGGACGCCGTCTCCTACACCGCCATGATGTCGGCCTTCCTCCGCGCCGGGGAGTGGGCCCAGGCCCTCGCGCTCTACCCTCGCATGCTCGCTGACGCCGCGCCGCCCACCGAGCGCACCTTTGCCATCCTGCTGGCTCTCTGTGCCTCCCGGCGGCTGTGCCGCCATGGGAGGCAGCTCCACGCGCAGCTCCTTCGTTGGGGGGCGGACCTTAACCTGGTCCTCAAGACCGCGCTTGTCCACATGTACTCCTGCTGCGGCTTCATGGGCCATGCCCACGCCGTGCTCCGCTCCACGCCCGAAACCGACGTCGTGCTCTGGACAGCCATGATTGCCGGCTACTCGCGGACGGGAGACCTTCAGGCCGCTCTGCGGATGTTTCATCACATGGAGCTCGCCGCGGTGCCGCCCAATGCATTCACCTTCGCGGGGATCATCACCGCCTGCTCTTCCTCCGGCCATCCTCAGGAGGGTTTCCAAGCTGGACGGCAGCTCCATGCCCGAGTATTCAAGTTTGCTCTGGAGCACGACGTCTCTGTCTGCAATGCGCTCGTCGACTTCTACAGCAAGTCATCCGCCCGGTTACTCGACTTGGTCCATGCGTTCAATGCTTCTGACAGGCCGAATGTGGTGTCCTGGACCGCCTTCATCTCTGGACTTGCACGCCATGGCAGAGACGAGGACGCGTTTGCAGCATTCGCCGAGATGCGGGCTAGTGGGGTGCAACCCAACTCATTCACCGTCTCCACCCTTCTCAAGGGCTGCAGCTCCTCGCAGTCTTTCCTACATGCTGCGAAAATCCATGCTTATGTGCTCAAGACCAGCTTCGAGTCTTTGGATGTGGCTGTTGGGAACTCGCTGGTTGATCTTTACTCCAGGTTTGCAAGAATGGATGAAGCATGGGCAGTGGCAACAACAATGGCATTTGTAAGGGACAGCTTCACATACACAAGTCTAGCCAAGGGGCTGAATCAGGCCGGCCTTCCAAACAGGGCCCTTGAGATGATAGTCCACATGTTTCAGGAGGAGGTCCAGATGGACGGTTTTAGTCTCGCCTGCTTTCTCTCTGCTGCTGCGGCCCTGCCATCCATAGAGCCTGGGATGCAGTTGCACTGCTGCTCGCTGAAATTGGGGTTGAGCAGTCAAGTCTCGGTTTCTAACAGCCTTATCAACATGTACAGCAAGCACAAGTGTCTGCAGGATGCTAAAAGTGTGTTCCAGTCAATTAGGGAGCCGAGTGTTGTGTCCTGGAATGCATTAATATCAGGGCTGTCATCCAATGGATCTTATTATGAAGCATTGTCGGTCTTCGAAGACATGACACTGGGTGGGGCTCAGCCTGATGACATCACTTTCTCTGTTGTTCTCTACGCCTGCACTCAGGGTGGCTTGATTGACATTGGGATCAAACATTTTAACTCTATGAGGAAACAGTTTGGTGTTTCCCCACAAAGGAGCCACTACACACTCTTTCTGGATATGTTAGGACGAGCGGGTCGTCTTACAGAGGCGGCATGCACCATTGAGACCATGCCTATACAGCCTGACTTGTCGATGTACAAGTGTCTGTTGGCATTTTGCGAGCTCCATAACGATCTGGTTGTTGGCGAAAACGTTGCAAAGAAGGCACTAGAGTTATATCCATCAGACACAGTATTGCAGAATATGCTTTCAGCCATCTGTGGTGCTCCTTGGAAACATGAGTGCCGTGTACATGCACACAAGATGAAGAGTGGTGCAGCTATTTCTTTCGACATCTCAACATCGAGCATGAGATGA
- the LOC127341496 gene encoding uncharacterized protein: MPNTHNPITYLIILYLTSFCIQTLNTMNSALMLVSYHSPSFNLKQRPPSRHQQISANWGTRQQCSPKPIRAILGSNATGGLSNAYRGGNALPSSPLTDVIQEFYSSINDKDMTRLKKLLAPDCVVEHTSYYKPLDVKNTHTYFTRLMAAMRKNVKFAIDEVCQGVEPTVAVMWHLEWNGKIIPFTKGSSFYMCSAKGESLLIRKVHIFNESPLKPGKLALEILLFVAKLFDTLPKEAEAFLQNPEALVQPIVKLYKFCVEPFVVYLLAYYIHFWSFMAQGLTMVLGILYNILKRFV, encoded by the exons ATGCCAAACACCCATAACCCTATAACATACCTCATCATTCTCTACCTCACATCTTTCTGCATTCAAACACTCAACACCATGAATTCTGCCCTCATGCTTGTCTCCTACCACTCTCCCTCTTTCAACCTAAAACAGCGCCCACCATCCCGGCACCAGCAGATAAGCGCCAACTGGGGAACGAGGCAACAATGTTCGCCAAAGCCCATACGAGCAATACTAGGGTCAAATGCAACCGGGGGACTTAGCAATGCTTACCGTGGAGGTAATGCATTACCGTCTTCACCCCTGACAGATGTGATTCAGGAGTTCTACTCCTCCATCAATGACAAGGACATGACACGGCTCAAGAAGCTGCTTGCCCCTGATTGTGTCGTCGAGCACACTTCATATTATAAACCACTGGATGTCAAG AATACCCATACCTACTTCACAAGGCTTATGGCGGCTATGAGGAAGAATGTCAAATTTGCTATTGATGAGGTTTGCCAAGGAGTAGAACCCACTGTTGCAGTAATGTGGCACCTTG AGTGGAACGGTAAGATCATCCCATTTACCAAAGGCAGCAGTTTCTACATGTGTTCAGCAAAAGGAGAATCGCTTCTTATTAG GAAAGTTCATATATTCAACGAGTCACCTCTGAAACCAGGAAAGCTGGCATTG GAAATACTTCTATTCGTTGCCAAATTGTTCGACACACTTCCAAAAGAAGCTGAAG CATTTCTACAGAATCCAGAAGCACTAGTTCAGCCCATTGTGAAGCTCTACAAATTCTGTGTGGAGCCTTTTGTCGTCTACCTTCTTGCATATTATATCCACTTCTGGTCATTCATGGCACAAGGATTGACTATGGTGCTCGGCATTTTGTATAACATACTCAAGCGGTTCGTGTGA
- the LOC127341498 gene encoding uncharacterized protein: MAAAGAFCPLTGALLRRRIPLHHHRRRLLAITATAPEAPAPTPSHPPRAKGYFPKKNEVLELTCEALAFKGKGVCRVDGSTFVLLCDGALPGERLLARVRRLRRGAFAEAAKLKTLAPHRDAVVAPCPLAADCGGCKSQSLAYAAQIRHKHVQVRDLLVNFGKFDPTTLEGTDPGAVLKPIVPCDEIFRYRNKMEFSFGTKRWMKREWKEEKPEVAKEEELETDGYSLGLHAPGFFDKVLHVETCLLHSEPADKVLAVVQESWTDPALGLTPYDVYKHVGFLKHLMIRTGRNVGTGAPEVMVNFVTSCYTPELLMPLVDRITKIPEVVSVVNNVNTSVGNTSVGEQEYTLYGKPTITEMLRGLTFQISANSFFQTNTKQADVLYKLIEDSAHLKGDGSEIVLDLFCGTGTIGLTLARRAKHVYGYEVVPEAIADAQKNAKLNGISNATFVQGDLNKINETFGKEFPKPDIIISDPNRPGMHMKLIKWLLEVKAPRIVYVSCNPATCARDLDYLCHGVEEKGLTGCYELKRVIPVDMFPHTPHIECVCLLELC, translated from the exons ATGGCCGCGGCCGGCGCCTTCTGCCCGCTCACCGGCGCCCTGCTCCGCCGCCGCATCccgctccaccaccaccgccgccgcctcctcgccaTCACAGCCACCGCCCCAGAAGCCCCCGCTCCCACCCCATCCCACCCGCCGCGCGCCAAGGGCTACTTCCCGAAGAAGAACGAGGTGCTGGAGCTCACCTGCGAGGCGCTGGCCTTCAAGGGCAAGGGCGTCTGCAGGGTGGACGGCTCCACCTTCGTCCTCCTATGCGACGGCGCGCTCCCGGGGGAGCGCCTCCTCGCGCGCGTGCGCCGCCTCCGCCGCGGCGCCTTCGCCGAGGCCGCCAAGCTGAAAACGCTCGCGCCCCACCGCGACGCCGTCGTGGCCCCCTGCCCGCTCGCCGCCGACTGCGGCGGGTGCAAGAGCCAGTCCCTCGCCTACGCCGCGCAGATCCGCCACAAGCACGTCCAGGTCCGCGACCTGCTGGTCAATTTCGGGAAATTTGACCCCACGACCTTGGAGGGCACGGATCCCGGTGCCGTCCTGAAGCCCATCGTGCCCTGCGATGAGATTTTTCGGTACAGGAACAAG ATGGAATTCTCGTTTGGGACCAAGAGGTGGATGAAGAGGGAGTGGAAGGAGGAGAAACCGGAGGTGGCCAAGGAGGAAGAGTTGGAGACTGATGGTTATTCGCTTGGGCTGCATGCACCTGGGTTCTTCGACAAGGTGCTTCATGTCGAGACGTGTTTGCTGCACAGTGAGCCGGCAGATAAG GTTCTTGCAGTTGTTCAAGAAAGTTGGACGGATCCGGCTCTTGGCCTCACGCCTTATGATGTCTACAAGCATGTTGGGTTTCTCAAGCATCTTATGATAAGAACTGGAAG AAACGTCGGCACTGGAGCTCCAGAAGTGATGGTCAATTTTGTGACATCATGTTATACACCTGAGCTACTGATGCCTCTTGTTGATAGAATCACAAAAATACCTGAAGTG GTTAGTGTTGTAAATAATGTCAACACATCTGTTGGAAATACATCTGTGGGTGAACAAGAATATACCTTGTATGGGAAACCGACCATTACAGAGATGTTGAGAGGACTTACATTCCAGATATCTGCCAACTCCTTTTTCCAGACTAATACAAAACAG GCTGATGTTCTTTATAAGCTCATTGAAGATTCTGCTCACCTTAAAGGAGATGGCTCTGAGATTGTTCTTGACTTATTTTGTGGAACTGGAACCATTGGCCTGACCCTTGCTAGAag GGCAAAGCATGTTTATGGATATGAAGTTGTCCCTGAAGCCATTGCGGATGCTCAAAAGAATGCTAAGTTGAATGGTATCAGTAATGCTACATTTGTCCAGGGAGACCTCAACAAAATCAACGAAACATTTGGGAAGGAATTTCCGAAGCCTGACATAATCATATCAG ATCCTAATCGACCAGGGATGCATATGAAGTTAATCAAGTGGTTGCTAGAAGTTAAAGCCCCTCGAATAGTGTATGTCTCGTGTAATCCAGCTACGTGTGCACGCGATTTGGACTACCTGTGTCATGGCGTG GAGGAGAAAGGTTTGACCGGATGCTACGAGCTGAAGCGTGTAATACCTGTAGATATGTTTCCCCACACTCCTCATATTGAGTGCGTGTGCTTACTGGAGCTGTGCTGA
- the LOC127341497 gene encoding protein ALWAYS EARLY 3 isoform X1: protein MGPAKGSRTIPRITIKKHEDRQYHEDPTSSSKMKLKKRKMSDLGPQWSKDELMLFYEAYRRHGKNWKKVSAVIGSKSTDMVEALYSAHRTFLSLPERDGTAMGFIALVTGHHNVLESPSHKETDQIVRSSGKRRRRGEAAQHKENAALHPHDAFTYEEMSVAGFTSSFKELYYGELVRCIRRHPVEKRTPRVPVIAPSDINATYNSTPQIKNIISSSKNTKEDINDDGTVIAMDECSPDGSSGITEANKVAEGQTSLEIRRTGDTEISQTQQHLKKRRIQESMDEAQTSKVELGTTMVAEEGNNLDDYQRLSQLFSPDEMMVLDVLESLVTVPSKMPQPEINIPSGALGKRTSASSHRQEEVLPPVDQSKQRKQASESSASTAKKKRRNKLLDGEVLAEEQSNSGNSSVIPEARQVDTTERPSLNPDFEKGATDLPESTANISAEVSSDAPMEIDSQINMSRKSKRKSKIPCRTKHVFCNEGADNLQATKLLHCLSSESLRRWCTYEWFYSAVDYPWFMNNEFVNYLNFAKLSHLSRLTRSEWSTIRSSLGKPRRFSDHFLAVEKEKLEDYRENVRKYYSELSDGLRDSLPADLARPFSVGQNVIVRHPSSRELCDGKVLLMERDCYKVQFDRPDLGVDIVKDTDCMPINWLDNLPDHLKKRNSLSNNAHRKVDIEHIPELTTKESCGHIINGVSRSEPSSSPHVTSEAESAVDCEMLPNKSTSGRYTVSPLQFADASSQPRGRANNMSARDTELDSFVNAFVQNSLSQAKQMVGEAMQAESREEGRCTSNQASHCLESEAALGDGQLPSSLILNCVATVLAIKDLSEYRHPPAKIAGVLEHAFSMLRPSCPENLAIYSEIESCISVVKNQILALVPTTSGNGSSAMLM from the exons ATGGGTCCAGCAAAAGGTTCTCGGACAATCCCCAGGATCACAATAAAAAAACACGAGGATCGACAGTATCATGAGGATCCAACTAGTTCAAGCAAGATGAAACTTAAA AAGAGGAAGATGTCAGACTTGGGTCCCCAATGGAGCAAGGATGAGCTGATGCTCTTTTATGAAGCCTACCGCCGACATGGGAAAAATTGGAAAAAG GTCAGTGCAGTAATTGGTAGCAAATCGACTGACATGGTAGAAGCTCTTTACAGTGCACATCGG ACTTTCTTGTCTCTTCCGGAGCGTGACGGTACTGCCATGGGATTTATTGCATTGGTTACTGGTCATCACAATGTTCTG GAATCCCCAAGTCATAAAGAAACTGATCAGATAGTTAGATCATCTGGGAAGCGACGGAGACGTGGAGAAGCTGCGCAACATAAAGAAAATGCAGCACTCCACCCTCATGATGCCTTTACATATGAGGAAATGAGTGTTGCTGGGTTTACATCTTCTTTCAAGGAACTATACTATGGAG AACTTGTCAGATGCATCAGACGTCATCCTGTTGAGAAACGTACCCCTCGTGTACCAGTTATAGCTCCTTCAGACATAAATGCTACCTACAACAGCACACCACAAATTAAAAACATTATCAGTTCTTCAAAAAATACTAAGGAAGACATAAATGATGATGGCACCGTCATTGCAATGGATGAATGCTCTCCTGATGGAAGCTCAGGAATCACTGAAGCAAATAAGGTTGCTGAGGGTCAGACTTCCTTGGAAATCAGAAGAACTGGAGACACGGAGATATCTCAGACCCAACAACATTTGAAAAAGAGAAGAATTCAGGAAAGCATGGACGAAGCCCAGACCAGTAAAGTTGAGCTTGGAACCACGATGGTGGCTGAAGAAGGGAATAAtttagatgattatcagagacttAGTCAGTTATTTTCTCCAG atgagatgatggTATTAGATGTATTGGAGAGTCTGGTGACTGTGCCCAGTAAAATGCCGCAGCCTGAGATTAATATTCCTTCAG GTGCACTTGGAAAGAGAACTTCTGCATCATCTCATAGACAGGAGGAAGTGCTTCCCCCAGTTGATCAATCTAAACAAAGGAAGCAAGCTAGTGAATCCAGTGCTTCCACTGcaaagaagaaaagaagaaataAGTTATTAGATGGAGAG GTGCTGGCTGAAGAACAAAGCAATTCTGGCAATTCTTCAGTTATACCAGAGGCACGTCAGGTTGATACCACCGAGCGGCCCTCCTTGAATCCTGACTTTGAAAAAGGGGCAACAGATTTACCTGAATCAACTGCAAATATTTCTGCTGAAGTATCCTCTGATGCACCGATGGAAATTGACTCTCAAATaaatatgtcaaggaaaagcaaaagaaaatcCAAAATACCATGCAGAACAAAGCATGTGTTTTGCAATGAAGGTGCAGATAATTTACAG GCAACCAAATTGCTGCATTGCTTGTCATCTGAATCACTTCGTAGATGGTGTACATACGAGTGGTTCTACAGTGCAGTTGATTATCCATGGTTTATGAATAATGAATTTGTGAACTACTTAAATTTTGCAAAATTGAGCCATCTGTCAAGGCTCACTCGATCTGAGTGGAGCACAATCCGAAG TTCTCTTGGCAAGCCCCGCCGCTTTTCTGACCACTTTCTGGCAGTAGAAAAGGAAAAACTTGAGGATTATCGAGAAAATGTTAGGAAATACTATTCTGAACTAAGTGATGGTTTGCGGGATTCTCTACCAGCAGACCTAGCTCGGCCTTTTTCAGTTGGCCAGAATGTCATTGTTCGTCACCCAAGTAGCAGAGAACTTTGTGACGGTAAAGTCCTACTTATGGAGCGGGATTGTTACAAGGTGCAGTTTGATAGGCCTGATCTAGGTGTTGATATAGTGAAG GACACTGATTGTATGCCTATAAACTGGCTGGATAACCTGCCTGATCATCTCAAGAAGAGGAACTCCCTCTCAAATAATGCACATCGGAAAGTGGATATTGAGCACATTCCGGAGCTTACTACAAAAGAGAGCTGTGGCCATATCATAAATGGTGTTTCTCGATCTGAGCCGTCCAGTAGTCCACATGTAACGTCAGAG GCTGAATCTGCTGTAGATTGTGAAATGCTACCCAACAAGAGTACCTCTGGTAGATATACAGTGTCACCACTCCAGTTCGCGGATGCCAGTTCACAACCTAGAGGTCGTGCAAACAACATGAGTGCTCGCGATACTGAGCTGGATTCTTTTGTTAATGCATTTGTCCAAAACTCACTTTCACAAGCCAAGCAGATGGTTGGTgaagccatgcag GCTGAATCTCGGGAAGAAGGAAGATGTACATCAAATCAAGCATCGCATTGCCTGGAATCTGAAGCTGCTCTTGGTGATGGCCAACTTCCATCCAGCCTGATACTGAACTGTGTTGCTACCGTCCTTGCAATCAAG GACCTTAGCGAATACCGGCATCCGCCTGCGAAAATAGCAGGTGTCTTGGAGCACGCTTTCtcgatgctgcgcccgagctgtccAGAGAACCTCGCAATCTACAGCGAGATCGAGAGCTGTATCTCCGTCGTCAAAAACCAGATACTAGCACTTGTGCCAACAACGTCTGGCAATGGCAGCTCTGCTATGCTGATGTAA
- the LOC127341497 gene encoding protein ALWAYS EARLY 3 isoform X2, which produces MGPAKGSRTIPRITIKKHEDRQYHEDPTSSSKMKLKVLISQKRKMSDLGPQWSKDELMLFYEAYRRHGKNWKKVSAVIGSKSTDMVEALYSAHRTFLSLPERDGTAMGFIALVTGHHNVLESPSHKETDQIVRSSGKRRRRGEAAQHKENAALHPHDAFTYEEMSVAGFTSSFKELYYGELVRCIRRHPVEKRTPRVPVIAPSDINATYNSTPQIKNIISSSKNTKEDINDDGTVIAMDECSPDGSSGITEANKVAEGQTSLEIRRTGDTEISQTQQHLKKRRIQESMDEAQTSKVELGTTMVAEEGNNLDDYQRLSQLFSPDEMMVLDVLESLVTVPSKMPQPEINIPSGALGKRTSASSHRQEEVLPPVDQSKQRKQASESSASTAKKKRRNKLLDGEVLAEEQSNSGNSSVIPEARQVDTTERPSLNPDFEKGATDLPESTANISAEVSSDAPMEIDSQINMSRKSKRKSKIPCRTKHVFCNEGADNLQATKLLHCLSSESLRRWCTYEWFYSAVDYPWFMNNEFVNYLNFAKLSHLSRLTRSEWSTIRSSLGKPRRFSDHFLAVEKEKLEDYRENVRKYYSELSDGLRDSLPADLARPFSVGQNVIVRHPSSRELCDGKVLLMERDCYKVQFDRPDLGVDIVKDTDCMPINWLDNLPDHLKKRNSLSNNAHRKVDIEHIPELTTKESCGHIINGVSRSEPSSSPHVTSEAESAVDCEMLPNKSTSGRYTVSPLQFADASSQPRGRANNMSARDTELDSFVNAFVQNSLSQAKQMVGEAMQAESREEGRCTSNQASHCLESEAALGDGQLPSSLILNCVATVLAIKDLSEYRHPPAKIAGVLEHAFSMLRPSCPENLAIYSEIESCISVVKNQILALVPTTSGNGSSAMLM; this is translated from the exons ATGGGTCCAGCAAAAGGTTCTCGGACAATCCCCAGGATCACAATAAAAAAACACGAGGATCGACAGTATCATGAGGATCCAACTAGTTCAAGCAAGATGAAACTTAAA GTTTTGATTTCTCAGAAGAGGAAGATGTCAGACTTGGGTCCCCAATGGAGCAAGGATGAGCTGATGCTCTTTTATGAAGCCTACCGCCGACATGGGAAAAATTGGAAAAAG GTCAGTGCAGTAATTGGTAGCAAATCGACTGACATGGTAGAAGCTCTTTACAGTGCACATCGG ACTTTCTTGTCTCTTCCGGAGCGTGACGGTACTGCCATGGGATTTATTGCATTGGTTACTGGTCATCACAATGTTCTG GAATCCCCAAGTCATAAAGAAACTGATCAGATAGTTAGATCATCTGGGAAGCGACGGAGACGTGGAGAAGCTGCGCAACATAAAGAAAATGCAGCACTCCACCCTCATGATGCCTTTACATATGAGGAAATGAGTGTTGCTGGGTTTACATCTTCTTTCAAGGAACTATACTATGGAG AACTTGTCAGATGCATCAGACGTCATCCTGTTGAGAAACGTACCCCTCGTGTACCAGTTATAGCTCCTTCAGACATAAATGCTACCTACAACAGCACACCACAAATTAAAAACATTATCAGTTCTTCAAAAAATACTAAGGAAGACATAAATGATGATGGCACCGTCATTGCAATGGATGAATGCTCTCCTGATGGAAGCTCAGGAATCACTGAAGCAAATAAGGTTGCTGAGGGTCAGACTTCCTTGGAAATCAGAAGAACTGGAGACACGGAGATATCTCAGACCCAACAACATTTGAAAAAGAGAAGAATTCAGGAAAGCATGGACGAAGCCCAGACCAGTAAAGTTGAGCTTGGAACCACGATGGTGGCTGAAGAAGGGAATAAtttagatgattatcagagacttAGTCAGTTATTTTCTCCAG atgagatgatggTATTAGATGTATTGGAGAGTCTGGTGACTGTGCCCAGTAAAATGCCGCAGCCTGAGATTAATATTCCTTCAG GTGCACTTGGAAAGAGAACTTCTGCATCATCTCATAGACAGGAGGAAGTGCTTCCCCCAGTTGATCAATCTAAACAAAGGAAGCAAGCTAGTGAATCCAGTGCTTCCACTGcaaagaagaaaagaagaaataAGTTATTAGATGGAGAG GTGCTGGCTGAAGAACAAAGCAATTCTGGCAATTCTTCAGTTATACCAGAGGCACGTCAGGTTGATACCACCGAGCGGCCCTCCTTGAATCCTGACTTTGAAAAAGGGGCAACAGATTTACCTGAATCAACTGCAAATATTTCTGCTGAAGTATCCTCTGATGCACCGATGGAAATTGACTCTCAAATaaatatgtcaaggaaaagcaaaagaaaatcCAAAATACCATGCAGAACAAAGCATGTGTTTTGCAATGAAGGTGCAGATAATTTACAG GCAACCAAATTGCTGCATTGCTTGTCATCTGAATCACTTCGTAGATGGTGTACATACGAGTGGTTCTACAGTGCAGTTGATTATCCATGGTTTATGAATAATGAATTTGTGAACTACTTAAATTTTGCAAAATTGAGCCATCTGTCAAGGCTCACTCGATCTGAGTGGAGCACAATCCGAAG TTCTCTTGGCAAGCCCCGCCGCTTTTCTGACCACTTTCTGGCAGTAGAAAAGGAAAAACTTGAGGATTATCGAGAAAATGTTAGGAAATACTATTCTGAACTAAGTGATGGTTTGCGGGATTCTCTACCAGCAGACCTAGCTCGGCCTTTTTCAGTTGGCCAGAATGTCATTGTTCGTCACCCAAGTAGCAGAGAACTTTGTGACGGTAAAGTCCTACTTATGGAGCGGGATTGTTACAAGGTGCAGTTTGATAGGCCTGATCTAGGTGTTGATATAGTGAAG GACACTGATTGTATGCCTATAAACTGGCTGGATAACCTGCCTGATCATCTCAAGAAGAGGAACTCCCTCTCAAATAATGCACATCGGAAAGTGGATATTGAGCACATTCCGGAGCTTACTACAAAAGAGAGCTGTGGCCATATCATAAATGGTGTTTCTCGATCTGAGCCGTCCAGTAGTCCACATGTAACGTCAGAG GCTGAATCTGCTGTAGATTGTGAAATGCTACCCAACAAGAGTACCTCTGGTAGATATACAGTGTCACCACTCCAGTTCGCGGATGCCAGTTCACAACCTAGAGGTCGTGCAAACAACATGAGTGCTCGCGATACTGAGCTGGATTCTTTTGTTAATGCATTTGTCCAAAACTCACTTTCACAAGCCAAGCAGATGGTTGGTgaagccatgcag GCTGAATCTCGGGAAGAAGGAAGATGTACATCAAATCAAGCATCGCATTGCCTGGAATCTGAAGCTGCTCTTGGTGATGGCCAACTTCCATCCAGCCTGATACTGAACTGTGTTGCTACCGTCCTTGCAATCAAG GACCTTAGCGAATACCGGCATCCGCCTGCGAAAATAGCAGGTGTCTTGGAGCACGCTTTCtcgatgctgcgcccgagctgtccAGAGAACCTCGCAATCTACAGCGAGATCGAGAGCTGTATCTCCGTCGTCAAAAACCAGATACTAGCACTTGTGCCAACAACGTCTGGCAATGGCAGCTCTGCTATGCTGATGTAA